A segment of the Panicum hallii strain FIL2 chromosome 1, PHallii_v3.1, whole genome shotgun sequence genome:
ACAACGTCAGCTTCGACCGCGCCGGGCCCATGGCGCTCACGGGCCCCGCCGGCGAGAGCCCGCGGGGGATCGCGTCCTGCCTCCACATGCTCCAGGACATCCAGGACAGCACACTCGGCTCCGTGCTCTCCGCGCTCATCCAGCACTGCGAGCCCCCGCAGCGGAGCTTCCCGCTGGAGCGCGGCCTGGCGCCGCCCTGGTGGCCGACGGGGCACGAGGCCTGGTGGGGCTCCCAGGGCGAGGTCCAGGCGCACCAAGGCGTGCCACCGTACCGGAAGCCGCACGACCTCAAGAAGGCCTGGAAGATCAGCTTGCTCAGCGCGGTGATCAAGCACATGAGCCCGCGCTTCGATCAGATGCGCAAGCTCGTGTGGCAGTCCAAGCGCCTGCAGCAGAAGATGAGCGCCAAGGAGACGGAGACGTGGTCCAAGATCCTGAGGCAGGAGGAGGTGCTCAGCCGCCGCTTCAAGAGCTCGCTGCAGATCACGCCCctcgacgacgaggaggagggggacggggacggggacgacgacggcgacggcctgGAGGGCGTGGGCGGCCGTGCGCACGACAAGCGCAAGCGGGAGCTGATCAGCACAAGACACAACAGCGGGAGCACCAGCAGATGGGGAGGGAGCGGGGAGCTGGCCGTCGTGCTGCCGGAGCTGGCCGGCCTGCTGGCGGATGAGAGCCTGAGCCCGATCGACGAGCTGGCGAAGCTGTTCTACAGCCACGCGCCTGCTGATCAGGGCGGCGGCCACCTGGAGAACGGCGCCGCCGCGATGCTGCCTCCCGGGGAGCTGGACCTGTGTGGTATCGACGCCGTGCCGCCGGACGTGCTGTTCGACCTGATCGGGAGCTGCTCGGGGCTGGAAGACGTGTTCCGCCTGATGGAGGAGGACTGAATTGCCGCGGTGGCCCGCGCGTCGCCACGCGATAGGCCCGGTTGGGCGGGAAGGAATGAGGTGGCTCGTTGCTGATGGTTGGGTGTTAGCTAGTCAAACTAGTACGAATGTTGGAGGTGCTTGTTTTCTGTGAGCTCATCGCCATGGGGAGGGAATTGTGACTGAGCGAGTCTGTAACGCGTGGCCTGAATATAGAGATTTGGACTGGATGAAGAAGGTAGCGTGAGAATGAGATGATGCGTGGTAACATCGACGGGGGTAAACTCATGACGAACACATTTTTATTCGAAATCACTAAATTAACCTCAATTGCTAAAAGTCTACCTGGATCTTGATTCAAAAATTGTGCAGTTGGATCTCGGTCCCATTATGTTTTATATTTCCTGCGTACAGCCGGCCGAAAATTGGGTGCCAATGCAATCCCAGATGTCGTGCCACTGGAACAACGTTAGCACGAGGGATTAGCCTTCTAATTTTTCATTGTTGACGAGATGTCGTTTGTTAGCAGCAATAGCAAGAAAGAAACGTTGGGGGCTTATCTTCGTTCATCTTCCTCCATTCTTCACCCCTCTTATTTCTATCTCTCTTTCCCTATTCTCCTCCTATCCTCACTCCCTTCTATCCATGGAGCTCCAAGGGTAGGGGGCTTGAGCCCGCCCTGCCCCTATGCTGCATCTGCCTCTATTACTCGTAGTAACGAGACATACAGTGATAAAATGGATGACAAGTGGGCGAGCAATGAGGTGGCACCATTAACCACGATggaagaagaacaaggacaTAAAGAGATGTCTCAATGATAACAACCCTCGCTATGTTTGTACAATGGGTGAGCTTCTAGGGGCGAGGGTGTTGCTGGATATTGGCAATGGATATCGGTATATTGGAGAAGATGAAACAATGCAAGAATAAAAGATATTCGGATGGAAGTTGGATATCGAAGATATGGATAACAAAGGGCAAAAAATTTAGACAATTGCATTATTCATTTATTCTACTCGAGGG
Coding sequences within it:
- the LOC112877211 gene encoding putative ETHYLENE INSENSITIVE 3-like 4 protein, whose protein sequence is MNHGIHGRRHPFSEAAMEHDVPHGGGGAGEALEAAAAPEPELEQEELSDSESGAESIEVSDLKRRMWKDQMLLNKLEGRAGAFRAAAGAGPSRPLAPPGAGGLLGEEEPPEVRCRRKAMLRAQDGVLRHMLKMMEACNARGFVYGVIDEAGEPMSGSSDSLRGWWKDNVSFDRAGPMALTGPAGESPRGIASCLHMLQDIQDSTLGSVLSALIQHCEPPQRSFPLERGLAPPWWPTGHEAWWGSQGEVQAHQGVPPYRKPHDLKKAWKISLLSAVIKHMSPRFDQMRKLVWQSKRLQQKMSAKETETWSKILRQEEVLSRRFKSSLQITPLDDEEEGDGDGDDDGDGLEGVGGRAHDKRKRELISTRHNSGSTSRWGGSGELAVVLPELAGLLADESLSPIDELAKLFYSHAPADQGGGHLENGAAAMLPPGELDLCGIDAVPPDVLFDLIGSCSGLEDVFRLMEED